In Calonectris borealis chromosome 10, bCalBor7.hap1.2, whole genome shotgun sequence, a single genomic region encodes these proteins:
- the LOC142086030 gene encoding uncharacterized protein LOC142086030, translating to MAMPVSPVCRELALVTHTARQEASGEAGVGGEGFHPCDRSLLYKKEVACLTQARKTLVLLPYVMERLQGADSDASAAALPVLGNMLQLLEGKMPSLTALALAEKLPPLFSDVRLGESPRPLSPGTSIRASRRSPRALQGDALPRKPPDPIAALGGSVLHPKPPAWTHPSSASLLGGGGAGGTAAGVLSPSDAHPALAASPSPPQGLPLWPPAPLGRPSACHSSLPFGAGLLVAVLGTSISTSAPCSPWAPLFPQELDTVRELSIRLFQKAMGLVVGAEKKKMKKVVWDSLLPLVFHLYDQDKTVAKASQEALCSAGQFLQWGQLAQLAETAQAWRISECLLARKKSRAEDYLRQSELYLQSPQESLRQEAVRLIGLIGRQVDKHERMEYIRKVLQEAKNDASPLVSSLATQTRLILSRRRLSSRFSLQQLSLRLRRASARWRSAPSEDSARAETKQQP from the exons ATGGCCATGCCGGTGAGCCCTGTCTGCCGGGAGCTTGCCCTCGTCACCCACACCGCCCGCCAAGAAGCCAGTGGGGAGGCCGGTGTTGGCGGAGAGGGTTTTCACCCCTGCGATCGGTCGCTGCTTTACAAAAAGGAGGTGGCATGTCTCACACAGGCAAGAAAAACCCTCGTCCTGCTGCCGTACGTCATGGAGCGGCTGCAGGGCGCTGACAGTGACGCCAGCGCTGCGGCCCTGCCCGTGCTCGGCAACatgctccagctgctggaggggaagATGCCCAGCCTCACCGCCCTGGCGCTGGCTGAAAAGCTCCCGCCGCTCTTCAGTGACGTAAGGCTGGGGGAGAGCCCCAGGCCCCTCTCGCCGGGCACCTCCATTCGCgcctcccgccgcagcccccgtgCTCTGCAGGGGGATGCTTTGCCCCGCAAGCCCCCAGACCCCATCGCTGCCCTCGGTGGCTCCGTGCTGCATCCCAAACCCCCTGCATGGACTCACCCCAGCTCGGCctccctgctgggggggggcggtgcTGGCGGGACAGCGGCAGGGGTGCTGAGCCCCAGCGATGCacaccctgccctggcagcatcccccagccctcCACAGGGTCTCCCTCTCTGGCCCCCTGCCCCCCTGGGCAGACCTTCTGCATGCCACAGCTCGCTCCCTTTTGGAGCAGGGCTGCTTGTGGCTGTTTTGGGGACGTCCATCTCCACGTCAGCCCCTTGCTCACCATGggctcccctcttcccccaggaGTTGGACACGGTGCGGGAGCTCTCCATCCGTCTCTTCCAAAAAGCGATGGGGCTCGTGGTGGGCGCTgaaaagaagaagatgaagaaggtgGTGTGGGACAGCCTGCTGCCGCTGGTCTTTCACCTGTATGACCAGGACAAGACAGTGGCCAAG gcCTCCCAGGAAGCCCTCTGCAGCGCTGGCCAGTTCCTGCAGTGGgggcagctggcacagctggccGAGACCGCACAGGCATGGAGGATCAGCGAATGCCTG ctggccaggaagaagagcagggccGAGGACTACCTGCGCCAGAGCGAGCTCTACCTGCAGAGCCCACAGGAGTCCCTGCGGCAGGAGGCTGTCAGGCTCATCG GGCTCATCGGACGGCAGGTGGATAAGCACGAGAGGATGGAGTATATCAGAAAGG TCCTTCAAGAAGCAAAGAATGACGCCAGCCCCCTGGTCTCCTCCCTGGCGACTCAGACGCGGCTCATCCTCAGTCGACGAAGGCTGAGTTCGAGGTTCAGCCTCCAGCAGCTGAGCTTACGGCTGCGAAGGGCATCGGCGAGGTGGCGCTCGGCCCCCAGCGAGGACTCTGCTCGGGCAGAGACCAAGCAGCAGCCCTAG
- the NAA80 gene encoding N-alpha-acetyltransferase 80 isoform X1, which produces MPGKQNQALRLATSRGCFLPLCRTGTEDAGAGSSRQVRRMGSMSEELSLVPLHRRPELLEACAELLGEEWGKSRASRLHTLQRSSDAFPACLLLLRSRGPAGASAAQEGPCQLVGHVRLSRVAGRPRDLFVESVVVARALRGQGYGRRLMEATERWARARGFSCLHLTTHDKQHFYAHLGFVLGEPVQSVAFLSPAIPAEVLRLFSAPPGAATATTTRPRVSSIPPPPLPPPAAPPPPPPPTVVWARGVLAESNGQSLLETPHRDAKGLPLFWMKKDI; this is translated from the exons ATGCCGGGGAAGCAGAACCAGGCGCTGCGGTTGGCCACGAGCCGGGGCTGCTTCCTGCCGCTCTGCCGCACGGGCACCGAGGACGCGGGAgccggcagcagcaggcagg TGAGAAGAATGGGCTCCATGTCGGAGGAGCTTAGCCTGGTACCCCTGCACCGGAGGCCGGAGCTGCTGGAGGCCTGCGCCGAGCTGCTGGGCGAGGAGTGGGGGAAGAGCCGGGCGTCGCGGCTCCACACGCTCCAGCGCTCCTCGGACGCCTTCCCCGCCTGCCTGCTACTGCTGCGgagccggggccccgccgggGCCTCCGCCGCCCAGGAGGGTCCCTGCCAGCTCGTGGGCCATGTCCGGCTCTCCCGCGTGGCCGGCCGTCCCCGTGACCTCTTCGTGGAGAGTGTGGTGGTGGCCCGGGCCCTGCGGGGCCAGGGCTACGGGCGGCGGCTGATGGAGGCCACCGAGCGGTGGGCCCGGGCCCGAGGCTTCAGCTGCCTGCACCTCACCACCCACGACAAGCAGCATTTCTACGCCCACCTGGGCTTCGTCCTGGGCGAGCCGGTGCAGAGCGTGGCCTTCCTCAGCCCCGCCATACCCGCCGAGGTGCTGCGGCTCTTCTCGGCCCCTCCTGGCgctgccactgccaccaccaccaggcCAAGGGTGTCCTCcatccccccgcctcccctcccaccccccgctgcccccccgccgccccccccgccgaccGTGGTCTGGGCAAGGGGAGTCCTGGCCGAGAGCAACGGGCAGAGCCTCCTGGAGACCCCCCACCGCGACGCCAAAGGGCTGCCCCTCTTCTGGATGAAGAAGGACATCTGA
- the NAA80 gene encoding N-alpha-acetyltransferase 80 isoform X2, with protein sequence MGSMSEELSLVPLHRRPELLEACAELLGEEWGKSRASRLHTLQRSSDAFPACLLLLRSRGPAGASAAQEGPCQLVGHVRLSRVAGRPRDLFVESVVVARALRGQGYGRRLMEATERWARARGFSCLHLTTHDKQHFYAHLGFVLGEPVQSVAFLSPAIPAEVLRLFSAPPGAATATTTRPRVSSIPPPPLPPPAAPPPPPPPTVVWARGVLAESNGQSLLETPHRDAKGLPLFWMKKDI encoded by the coding sequence ATGGGCTCCATGTCGGAGGAGCTTAGCCTGGTACCCCTGCACCGGAGGCCGGAGCTGCTGGAGGCCTGCGCCGAGCTGCTGGGCGAGGAGTGGGGGAAGAGCCGGGCGTCGCGGCTCCACACGCTCCAGCGCTCCTCGGACGCCTTCCCCGCCTGCCTGCTACTGCTGCGgagccggggccccgccgggGCCTCCGCCGCCCAGGAGGGTCCCTGCCAGCTCGTGGGCCATGTCCGGCTCTCCCGCGTGGCCGGCCGTCCCCGTGACCTCTTCGTGGAGAGTGTGGTGGTGGCCCGGGCCCTGCGGGGCCAGGGCTACGGGCGGCGGCTGATGGAGGCCACCGAGCGGTGGGCCCGGGCCCGAGGCTTCAGCTGCCTGCACCTCACCACCCACGACAAGCAGCATTTCTACGCCCACCTGGGCTTCGTCCTGGGCGAGCCGGTGCAGAGCGTGGCCTTCCTCAGCCCCGCCATACCCGCCGAGGTGCTGCGGCTCTTCTCGGCCCCTCCTGGCgctgccactgccaccaccaccaggcCAAGGGTGTCCTCcatccccccgcctcccctcccaccccccgctgcccccccgccgccccccccgccgaccGTGGTCTGGGCAAGGGGAGTCCTGGCCGAGAGCAACGGGCAGAGCCTCCTGGAGACCCCCCACCGCGACGCCAAAGGGCTGCCCCTCTTCTGGATGAAGAAGGACATCTGA
- the HYAL3 gene encoding hyaluronidase-3 isoform X4 codes for MVPALALWACLALGTAGRESPAPEPLVGGQPFAVVWNVPTGRCQRRFGMGLPLGDYGIMENENGRFAGQNITIFYKNKFGLYPYLSRQGVPRNGGIPQRVHLDAHLARAASDIHRLLRPAFRGLAVVDWEEWRPLWAQNWGAKRIYRVASEQWVRDRHGLLPARRRLRLARQEFERAAQALMEETLLLGRTLRPGGLWGFYRFPDCLNGNWAKEANYTGQCRPAEVQRNDQLGWLWAASAALYPSIYLPPALPPALRHRYVHHRLREALRVAAFGADGLLPVVAYSRLSFRRSARFLEPSRLSLPGRLTWCTPLGRAQRWVQLDSCSGETCRTPARLRAVPACATTSCPPWVPTWPT; via the exons ATGGTGCCGGCGCTGGCACTGTGGGCTTGCCTGGCGCTGGGCACAGCTGGCAGGGAGAGCCCAGCACCAGAGCCCCTGGTGGGCGGCCAGCCCTTCGCCGTGGTGTGGAACGTCCCCACCGGCCGCTGCCAGCGCCGCTTTGGCATGGGGCTGCCCCTCGGCGACTACGGCATCATGGAGAACGAGAATGGCCGCTTTGCTGGCCAGAACATCACCATCTTCTACAAGAACAAGTTTGGGCTGTACCCTTACCTGTCACGGCAGGGTGTCCCCCGCAATGGGGGCATCCCCCAGCGGGTCCATCTCGATGCCCACCTCGCCAGGGCGGCCAGCGACATCCACCGCCTCCTGCGCCCCGCTTTCCGCGGCCTGGCCGTGGTGGACTGGGAGGAGTGGAGGCCCCTCTGGGCCCAAAACTGGGGGGCCAAGCGAATCTACCGGGTGGCCTCGGAGCAGTGGGTGCGGGACCGGCATGGCCTCCTGCCGGcacggcggcggctccggctggCCCGGCAAGAGTTTGAGCGGGCGGCGCAGGCTCTGATGGAGGAGACGCTTCTGCTGGGCCGGACCCTGCGcccgggggggctctggggtTTCTACCGCTTCCCCGACTGCCTCAACGGCAACTGGGCCAAGGAGGCCAACTACACCGGGCAATGCCGGCCGGCCGAGGTGCAGCGCAAtgaccagctgggctggctctgggccGCCTCGGCCGCCCTCTACCCCAGCATCTACCTGCCGCCGGCGCTGCCACCCGCCCTGCGCCACCGCTACGTGCACCACCGGCTGCGCGAGGCCCTGCGCGTGGCCGCCTTCGGCGCCGACGGCCTCCTGCCCGTGGTCGCCTACTCCCGCCTCTCCTTCCGCCGCTCGGCCCGATTCCTGGAGCCG TCACGTCTCTCTCTCCCCGGCAGGCTGACCTGGTGCACACCATTGGGGAGAGCGCAGCGCTGGGTGCAGCTGGACTCGTGCTCTGGGGAGACATGTCGTACTCCCGCTCGGCT GAGAGCTGTGCCAGCCTGCGCCACTACCTCGTGTCCACCCTGGGTCCCTACGTGGCCAACGTGA
- the HYAL3 gene encoding hyaluronidase-3 isoform X1, whose translation MVPALALWACLALGTAGRESPAPEPLVGGQPFAVVWNVPTGRCQRRFGMGLPLGDYGIMENENGRFAGQNITIFYKNKFGLYPYLSRQGVPRNGGIPQRVHLDAHLARAASDIHRLLRPAFRGLAVVDWEEWRPLWAQNWGAKRIYRVASEQWVRDRHGLLPARRRLRLARQEFERAAQALMEETLLLGRTLRPGGLWGFYRFPDCLNGNWAKEANYTGQCRPAEVQRNDQLGWLWAASAALYPSIYLPPALPPALRHRYVHHRLREALRVAAFGADGLLPVVAYSRLSFRRSARFLEPSRLSLPGRLTWCTPLGRAQRWVQLDSCSGETCRTPARLPAEPVGAGAGPVAGEPGGRRAPAAGSQRAALGSPQRQRRARRAPLSCSGPCHGHRATMGRGTEGQEGGAGSPTPPHPAQTWQHRPTGRRGWQGQCWPPPRAARERDRNARTGTRPGDSSSSSQQGRRHPPISLLITSCNQSLRKSPP comes from the exons ATGGTGCCGGCGCTGGCACTGTGGGCTTGCCTGGCGCTGGGCACAGCTGGCAGGGAGAGCCCAGCACCAGAGCCCCTGGTGGGCGGCCAGCCCTTCGCCGTGGTGTGGAACGTCCCCACCGGCCGCTGCCAGCGCCGCTTTGGCATGGGGCTGCCCCTCGGCGACTACGGCATCATGGAGAACGAGAATGGCCGCTTTGCTGGCCAGAACATCACCATCTTCTACAAGAACAAGTTTGGGCTGTACCCTTACCTGTCACGGCAGGGTGTCCCCCGCAATGGGGGCATCCCCCAGCGGGTCCATCTCGATGCCCACCTCGCCAGGGCGGCCAGCGACATCCACCGCCTCCTGCGCCCCGCTTTCCGCGGCCTGGCCGTGGTGGACTGGGAGGAGTGGAGGCCCCTCTGGGCCCAAAACTGGGGGGCCAAGCGAATCTACCGGGTGGCCTCGGAGCAGTGGGTGCGGGACCGGCATGGCCTCCTGCCGGcacggcggcggctccggctggCCCGGCAAGAGTTTGAGCGGGCGGCGCAGGCTCTGATGGAGGAGACGCTTCTGCTGGGCCGGACCCTGCGcccgggggggctctggggtTTCTACCGCTTCCCCGACTGCCTCAACGGCAACTGGGCCAAGGAGGCCAACTACACCGGGCAATGCCGGCCGGCCGAGGTGCAGCGCAAtgaccagctgggctggctctgggccGCCTCGGCCGCCCTCTACCCCAGCATCTACCTGCCGCCGGCGCTGCCACCCGCCCTGCGCCACCGCTACGTGCACCACCGGCTGCGCGAGGCCCTGCGCGTGGCCGCCTTCGGCGCCGACGGCCTCCTGCCCGTGGTCGCCTACTCCCGCCTCTCCTTCCGCCGCTCGGCCCGATTCCTGGAGCCG TCACGTCTCTCTCTCCCCGGCAGGCTGACCTGGTGCACACCATTGGGGAGAGCGCAGCGCTGGGTGCAGCTGGACTCGTGCTCTGGGGAGACATGTCGTACTCCCGCTCGGCT TCCTGCAGAGCCAGTCGGTGCGGGCGCTGGCCCAGTGGCTGGAGAGCCAGGAGGACGCCGTGCGCCAGCTGCGGGCAGCCAGCGGGCAGCTCTGGGCTCGCCTCAACGCCAGCGGCGAGCCCGGCGGGCACCGCTGAGCTGCTCCGGGCCCTGCCATGGGCACCGGGCCACCATGGGAAGGGGCACTGAAGGGCAGGAGGGGGGAGCGGGCAGCCCTACCCCTCCTCATCCTGCTCAGACCTGGCAGCATCGCCCCACGGGGcgcagggggtggcaggggcaaTGCTGGCCCCCACCCCGAGCTGCGAGAGAAAGGGACAGGAATGCAAGGACCGGCACCCGCCCCGGTGACAGCTCTTCCTCCTCACAACAAGGCAGAAGGCACCCTCCAATTAGCCTTTTAATTACCTCCTGTAATCAAAGTCTTAGAAAATCACCACCATAG
- the HYAL3 gene encoding hyaluronidase-3 isoform X3 — translation MVPALALWACLALGTAGRESPAPEPLVGGQPFAVVWNVPTGRCQRRFGMGLPLGDYGIMENENGRFAGQNITIFYKNKFGLYPYLSRQGVPRNGGIPQRVHLDAHLARAASDIHRLLRPAFRGLAVVDWEEWRPLWAQNWGAKRIYRVASEQWVRDRHGLLPARRRLRLARQEFERAAQALMEETLLLGRTLRPGGLWGFYRFPDCLNGNWAKEANYTGQCRPAEVQRNDQLGWLWAASAALYPSIYLPPALPPALRHRYVHHRLREALRVAAFGADGLLPVVAYSRLSFRRSARFLEPADLVHTIGESAALGAAGLVLWGDMSYSRSASCRASRCGRWPSGWRARRTPCASCGQPAGSSGLASTPAASPAGTAELLRALPWAPGHHGKGH, via the exons ATGGTGCCGGCGCTGGCACTGTGGGCTTGCCTGGCGCTGGGCACAGCTGGCAGGGAGAGCCCAGCACCAGAGCCCCTGGTGGGCGGCCAGCCCTTCGCCGTGGTGTGGAACGTCCCCACCGGCCGCTGCCAGCGCCGCTTTGGCATGGGGCTGCCCCTCGGCGACTACGGCATCATGGAGAACGAGAATGGCCGCTTTGCTGGCCAGAACATCACCATCTTCTACAAGAACAAGTTTGGGCTGTACCCTTACCTGTCACGGCAGGGTGTCCCCCGCAATGGGGGCATCCCCCAGCGGGTCCATCTCGATGCCCACCTCGCCAGGGCGGCCAGCGACATCCACCGCCTCCTGCGCCCCGCTTTCCGCGGCCTGGCCGTGGTGGACTGGGAGGAGTGGAGGCCCCTCTGGGCCCAAAACTGGGGGGCCAAGCGAATCTACCGGGTGGCCTCGGAGCAGTGGGTGCGGGACCGGCATGGCCTCCTGCCGGcacggcggcggctccggctggCCCGGCAAGAGTTTGAGCGGGCGGCGCAGGCTCTGATGGAGGAGACGCTTCTGCTGGGCCGGACCCTGCGcccgggggggctctggggtTTCTACCGCTTCCCCGACTGCCTCAACGGCAACTGGGCCAAGGAGGCCAACTACACCGGGCAATGCCGGCCGGCCGAGGTGCAGCGCAAtgaccagctgggctggctctgggccGCCTCGGCCGCCCTCTACCCCAGCATCTACCTGCCGCCGGCGCTGCCACCCGCCCTGCGCCACCGCTACGTGCACCACCGGCTGCGCGAGGCCCTGCGCGTGGCCGCCTTCGGCGCCGACGGCCTCCTGCCCGTGGTCGCCTACTCCCGCCTCTCCTTCCGCCGCTCGGCCCGATTCCTGGAGCCG GCTGACCTGGTGCACACCATTGGGGAGAGCGCAGCGCTGGGTGCAGCTGGACTCGTGCTCTGGGGAGACATGTCGTACTCCCGCTCGGCT TCCTGCAGAGCCAGTCGGTGCGGGCGCTGGCCCAGTGGCTGGAGAGCCAGGAGGACGCCGTGCGCCAGCTGCGGGCAGCCAGCGGGCAGCTCTGGGCTCGCCTCAACGCCAGCGGCGAGCCCGGCGGGCACCGCTGAGCTGCTCCGGGCCCTGCCATGGGCACCGGGCCACCATGGGAAGGGGCACTGA
- the HYAL3 gene encoding hyaluronidase-3 isoform X2, with product MVPALALWACLALGTAGRESPAPEPLVGGQPFAVVWNVPTGRCQRRFGMGLPLGDYGIMENENGRFAGQNITIFYKNKFGLYPYLSRQGVPRNGGIPQRVHLDAHLARAASDIHRLLRPAFRGLAVVDWEEWRPLWAQNWGAKRIYRVASEQWVRDRHGLLPARRRLRLARQEFERAAQALMEETLLLGRTLRPGGLWGFYRFPDCLNGNWAKEANYTGQCRPAEVQRNDQLGWLWAASAALYPSIYLPPALPPALRHRYVHHRLREALRVAAFGADGLLPVVAYSRLSFRRSARFLEPADLVHTIGESAALGAAGLVLWGDMSYSRSAESCASLRHYLVSTLGPYVANVMAAAQECSYGQCHGHGRCVRREPHDLGSLLHLGPGAGPPASFRCHCYRGWAGKGCTRRVQPGSATSCLAPTHTHSLYGHNDLPPSDTCLPRGTWGW from the exons ATGGTGCCGGCGCTGGCACTGTGGGCTTGCCTGGCGCTGGGCACAGCTGGCAGGGAGAGCCCAGCACCAGAGCCCCTGGTGGGCGGCCAGCCCTTCGCCGTGGTGTGGAACGTCCCCACCGGCCGCTGCCAGCGCCGCTTTGGCATGGGGCTGCCCCTCGGCGACTACGGCATCATGGAGAACGAGAATGGCCGCTTTGCTGGCCAGAACATCACCATCTTCTACAAGAACAAGTTTGGGCTGTACCCTTACCTGTCACGGCAGGGTGTCCCCCGCAATGGGGGCATCCCCCAGCGGGTCCATCTCGATGCCCACCTCGCCAGGGCGGCCAGCGACATCCACCGCCTCCTGCGCCCCGCTTTCCGCGGCCTGGCCGTGGTGGACTGGGAGGAGTGGAGGCCCCTCTGGGCCCAAAACTGGGGGGCCAAGCGAATCTACCGGGTGGCCTCGGAGCAGTGGGTGCGGGACCGGCATGGCCTCCTGCCGGcacggcggcggctccggctggCCCGGCAAGAGTTTGAGCGGGCGGCGCAGGCTCTGATGGAGGAGACGCTTCTGCTGGGCCGGACCCTGCGcccgggggggctctggggtTTCTACCGCTTCCCCGACTGCCTCAACGGCAACTGGGCCAAGGAGGCCAACTACACCGGGCAATGCCGGCCGGCCGAGGTGCAGCGCAAtgaccagctgggctggctctgggccGCCTCGGCCGCCCTCTACCCCAGCATCTACCTGCCGCCGGCGCTGCCACCCGCCCTGCGCCACCGCTACGTGCACCACCGGCTGCGCGAGGCCCTGCGCGTGGCCGCCTTCGGCGCCGACGGCCTCCTGCCCGTGGTCGCCTACTCCCGCCTCTCCTTCCGCCGCTCGGCCCGATTCCTGGAGCCG GCTGACCTGGTGCACACCATTGGGGAGAGCGCAGCGCTGGGTGCAGCTGGACTCGTGCTCTGGGGAGACATGTCGTACTCCCGCTCGGCT GAGAGCTGTGCCAGCCTGCGCCACTACCTCGTGTCCACCCTGGGTCCCTACGTGGCCAACGTGATGGCGGCAGCCCAGGAGTGCAGCTACGGGCAGTGCCACGGGCACGGGCGCTGCGTGCGCCGGGAACCCCACGACCTGGGCAGCCTCCTGCACCTTGGCCCCGGCGCCGGCCCACCAGCCTCTTTCCGCTGCCACTGCTACCGCGGCTGGGCCGGCAAGGGCTGTACCCGGCGGGTCCAGCCcggctctgccacctcctgcctTGCACCCACCCACACTCACAGCCTCTACGGGCACAATGACCTCCCACCCTCCGATACCTGCCTGCCGCGGGGCACGTGGGGCTGGTGA